The following proteins come from a genomic window of Suricata suricatta isolate VVHF042 chromosome 5, meerkat_22Aug2017_6uvM2_HiC, whole genome shotgun sequence:
- the RBM11 gene encoding splicing regulator RBM11 isoform X1 yields the protein MFPAQEEADRTVFVGNLEARVREEILYELFLQAGPLTKVTICKDREGKPKSFGFVCFKHPESVSYAIALLNGIRLYGRPINVQYRFGSSRSSEPANQSFESCVKINSHSYRNEDVVGRSSFPMQFFPINSAALPQECFFQKMQRHTLNPALQPPYYEMTAPLPGSTAGSSSLNCLPGLEAGPSSYEWTHQQPSDPELHQTNKRKRQKQTSDSDSSTENNRGNEYSQKFRKCKKKKRY from the exons ATGTTCCCTGCTCAGGAGGAGGCCGACAGGACGGTGTTTGTGGGGAATTTAGAGGCCCGAGTTCGGGAAGAGATTCTTTACGAGCTGTTCCTTCAG GCTGGGCCATTAACCAAAGTGACTATAtgcaaagacagagaaggaaagccgAAGTCTTTTGGATTTGTCTGCTTTAAACACCCTGAATCGGTGTCTTATGCCATAGCTTTGCTGAACGGAATTCGTTTATATGGAAGACCAATTAATGTACAGTATCGATTTG GGAGCTCTCGCTCTTCTGAACCAGCCAACCAAAGTTTTGAAAGCTGTGTCAAGATAAATTCACACAGCTAcag aaatgaagatgttGTGGGCAGATCTTCCTTTCCCATGCAGTTCTTTCCAATTAATAGTGCAGCTTTACCTCAAGAATGTTTCTTTCAGAAGATG CAGCGGCACACGCTTAACCCAGCCCTGCAGCCTCCTTACTATGAGATGACGGCTCCGCTTCCCGGCAGCACGGCCGGGTCTTCTTCACTCAACTGTCTTCCGGGTCTAGAGGCTGGACCCAGCTCTTATGAATGGACTCACCAGCAGCCCAGTGACCCTGAGCTTCATCAGACAAATAAACGAAAGAGGCAAAAACAAACCAGTGATAGTGATAGTAGCACAGAAAATAACAGAGGAAATGAATACAGCCAAAAGTTCCGGaagtgtaagaaaaagaaaagatattag
- the RBM11 gene encoding splicing regulator RBM11 isoform X2: MFPAQEEADRTVFVGNLEARVREEILYELFLQAGPLTKVTICKDREGKPKSFGFVCFKHPESVSYAIALLNGIRLYGRPINVQYRFGSSRSSEPANQSFESCVKINSHSYRNEDVVGRSSFPMQFFPINSAALPQECFFQKMRHTLNPALQPPYYEMTAPLPGSTAGSSSLNCLPGLEAGPSSYEWTHQQPSDPELHQTNKRKRQKQTSDSDSSTENNRGNEYSQKFRKCKKKKRY, encoded by the exons ATGTTCCCTGCTCAGGAGGAGGCCGACAGGACGGTGTTTGTGGGGAATTTAGAGGCCCGAGTTCGGGAAGAGATTCTTTACGAGCTGTTCCTTCAG GCTGGGCCATTAACCAAAGTGACTATAtgcaaagacagagaaggaaagccgAAGTCTTTTGGATTTGTCTGCTTTAAACACCCTGAATCGGTGTCTTATGCCATAGCTTTGCTGAACGGAATTCGTTTATATGGAAGACCAATTAATGTACAGTATCGATTTG GGAGCTCTCGCTCTTCTGAACCAGCCAACCAAAGTTTTGAAAGCTGTGTCAAGATAAATTCACACAGCTAcag aaatgaagatgttGTGGGCAGATCTTCCTTTCCCATGCAGTTCTTTCCAATTAATAGTGCAGCTTTACCTCAAGAATGTTTCTTTCAGAAGATG CGGCACACGCTTAACCCAGCCCTGCAGCCTCCTTACTATGAGATGACGGCTCCGCTTCCCGGCAGCACGGCCGGGTCTTCTTCACTCAACTGTCTTCCGGGTCTAGAGGCTGGACCCAGCTCTTATGAATGGACTCACCAGCAGCCCAGTGACCCTGAGCTTCATCAGACAAATAAACGAAAGAGGCAAAAACAAACCAGTGATAGTGATAGTAGCACAGAAAATAACAGAGGAAATGAATACAGCCAAAAGTTCCGGaagtgtaagaaaaagaaaagatattag